Proteins co-encoded in one Nitratireductor kimnyeongensis genomic window:
- a CDS encoding TRAP transporter large permease, whose protein sequence is MSIVLFVLLLGLILINVPIAFAIGFACLTYLFVKDINLALVAQRSATGIYSYPFLALPMFVFAGVLMEHGGITQRMMRLANAVIGHISGGLAAVTVAGSALFGALSGSAIGDTAAIGSIMIPAMKAKNYAAGFAAALQGCSGVLASLIPPSLTMVILGATGNISIAGLLIGGLVPGLLMALLLIIVSLLISRRRGYGKGERATWREFISAVSDSVLPLLLPVIILGGILGGIVTVTEAAVLAVVYAFLLSAVIYREVKISDLPAICMQVMRIAVPVQLIVAISHLFVWIVATEQIPQQLTAFFAAVAPDPMTFLILLNFLLLLLGTFMESNALIIILIPILMPVVNQYGIDPLHFGVMFVVNLCIGANTPPLGVTLMTGAKIAGVRFAEASRAVLPFLGAMVIVLILTILFPKLSTFLPGLFL, encoded by the coding sequence ATGAGCATCGTTCTTTTCGTTCTGCTTCTTGGGCTGATCCTCATCAATGTCCCGATAGCATTTGCAATCGGCTTTGCCTGCCTCACCTATCTCTTTGTGAAGGACATCAATCTCGCGCTCGTGGCACAGCGTTCGGCGACGGGTATCTATTCCTATCCGTTTCTTGCGCTCCCCATGTTCGTGTTTGCCGGAGTGCTGATGGAGCATGGCGGTATCACGCAGCGCATGATGCGTCTTGCAAACGCCGTCATCGGCCACATCTCGGGTGGGCTTGCCGCGGTCACCGTGGCCGGCAGCGCCCTGTTCGGTGCTCTTTCCGGTTCCGCCATCGGCGATACCGCCGCCATCGGCTCCATCATGATCCCGGCCATGAAGGCCAAGAATTATGCGGCCGGCTTTGCGGCAGCCCTTCAGGGTTGCAGCGGCGTGCTTGCTTCGCTCATCCCGCCAAGCCTGACCATGGTCATTCTGGGGGCTACGGGAAACATATCGATCGCAGGCCTGCTGATCGGCGGTCTGGTGCCCGGCCTCCTGATGGCCCTGCTCCTGATCATCGTGTCCTTGCTCATCAGCCGCCGGCGCGGTTATGGCAAGGGTGAGCGCGCGACATGGCGCGAGTTCATCTCTGCCGTCTCGGACTCGGTGCTTCCGCTTCTGCTGCCGGTCATCATCCTCGGCGGCATTCTGGGCGGCATCGTCACCGTCACGGAGGCTGCGGTTCTGGCCGTGGTCTATGCATTCCTGCTGTCCGCGGTAATTTATCGCGAGGTCAAGATCTCGGACCTGCCGGCGATCTGCATGCAGGTGATGCGCATTGCCGTGCCGGTGCAGCTCATCGTGGCAATCTCTCACCTGTTCGTGTGGATCGTCGCGACCGAGCAAATCCCCCAGCAGCTCACCGCATTTTTCGCGGCTGTGGCGCCGGATCCGATGACGTTCCTGATCCTGCTCAACTTCCTGCTCCTGCTGCTTGGCACGTTCATGGAAAGCAATGCGCTGATCATCATTCTGATTCCGATCCTGATGCCGGTGGTCAATCAGTATGGAATTGACCCGCTGCATTTCGGCGTCATGTTCGTGGTCAATTTGTGCATCGGGGCCAACACACCGCCACTCGGTGTTACGCTGATGACGGGTGCGAAGATTGCCGGGGTGCGGTTTGCCGAAGCGTCGCGGGCGGTGCTCCCGTTCCTCGGGGCCATGGTCATCGTGCTCATACTGACAATTCTGTTCCCGAAACTGTCGACATTCTTGCCGGGCCTGTTCCTATAG
- a CDS encoding TRAP transporter small permease: MRQCILWLDNRVREIEHHALWLLLATIFVILTATVFFRYVLGSPITWTEELLTMLFTWMVFIGASSALSTHQHIRIDMVLRILPPRYELLASVAAVLVCLVVFLVVIHFGLKYVQTTWGDRTPMMDVTYGFYTLALPVTSICATLHVIRNCVEGGVRDALKSTIEVQAGEGDAA; this comes from the coding sequence TTGAGACAATGCATTCTTTGGCTCGACAATCGAGTGCGAGAGATTGAACATCACGCCCTGTGGCTGCTCCTAGCCACGATTTTCGTCATTCTGACGGCGACAGTCTTCTTCCGCTATGTGCTTGGTTCCCCGATCACATGGACGGAAGAACTATTGACCATGTTGTTCACCTGGATGGTGTTCATAGGCGCCAGCTCGGCCCTTTCAACCCATCAGCATATCCGCATCGACATGGTGCTGCGGATACTGCCGCCGCGCTATGAACTCTTGGCTTCCGTGGCGGCCGTTCTGGTCTGCCTGGTTGTGTTCCTGGTGGTGATCCATTTCGGCCTCAAATATGTACAGACAACCTGGGGCGACCGCACGCCGATGATGGATGTCACCTACGGGTTTTACACGCTCGCCCTGCCCGTCACGAGCATATGCGCCACACTTCACGTAATCCGCAACTGTGTGGAGGGCGGTGTGCGGGACGCGCTCAAGAGCACGATCGAGGTTCAGGCAGGTGAAGGGGATGCAGCATGA
- a CDS encoding TetR/AcrR family transcriptional regulator, protein MEESAKSAKGAAQAQPSGRKRKRLSPDERRTQIVNKAIEFFAEVGFESSTRALAERLNITQPLLYRYFPSKEDLIAEVYEQVYVNRWQPEWSEVISDRSRSLQDRLNTFYGIYTDAIFDRKWMRIYLFAGLRGVDINRRYMLMVRTNIILPVIAEARHELGAPPSPCTEREIDFAWALHGGIFYFGIRKLIYDNCGDSDMDLMIQDSVAALLLGLNRIFQRTGTAANR, encoded by the coding sequence ATGGAGGAATCGGCAAAATCAGCCAAAGGTGCAGCGCAGGCGCAGCCTTCTGGAAGAAAACGCAAGCGACTTTCGCCCGACGAGCGGCGAACACAAATTGTGAACAAGGCCATCGAGTTTTTTGCTGAGGTCGGATTCGAGAGCTCTACACGCGCTCTCGCGGAACGCCTCAATATCACTCAACCTCTTCTTTACCGCTACTTTCCCTCGAAAGAGGATCTGATAGCGGAGGTCTATGAGCAGGTTTACGTCAATCGCTGGCAACCTGAGTGGTCTGAGGTGATCTCGGATCGGTCGCGGTCGCTTCAGGATCGATTGAACACCTTTTATGGCATCTACACGGATGCGATTTTTGATCGCAAATGGATGCGCATTTACCTGTTTGCGGGCTTGCGCGGCGTGGATATCAATCGCCGCTATATGCTTATGGTCCGGACCAACATCATACTACCTGTGATTGCTGAAGCGCGACATGAGCTAGGGGCCCCGCCCAGCCCCTGCACCGAACGCGAGATTGATTTCGCCTGGGCATTACACGGCGGAATATTCTATTTTGGGATCCGCAAGCTCATCTACGACAATTGCGGGGATTCTGATATGGATCTGATGATCCAGGACAGCGTCGCAGCACTCCTTCTCGGTCTGAACCGGATCTTCCAACGCACCGGAACCGCAGCCAACCGGTAG
- a CDS encoding TRAP transporter substrate-binding protein gives MMWKSTIRACVAATMLLATGAHAETVLRFGHPNVAGEISSKLYDEFVARIAERTNGEVTIQVFPGEQLGKETEMVQQLRDGVLDMTAASMAATSTLVPAMEIPSAPFLWQNWLEAEAVISGAAMQPAFDELEEKHNIIPLTKIWYWGWRNFTLSEKPVRTPEDMAGLKIRVPESPVWVEMIRGIGAAPTPIPFSDVYTALQQGTVDGQENPIPTIYARKFYEVQSYIVMSRHMLQNNLILMNKDSMAKLDPRHQRIILEEVGAASAKMTLLQQRAEENMLKEIAETADISIVDDPDREAFAEATTEAVFAALAERWGADRIETVRENISATRGQ, from the coding sequence ATGATGTGGAAAAGTACAATTCGAGCCTGCGTGGCAGCCACGATGCTGTTGGCGACGGGAGCTCATGCCGAGACGGTATTGCGCTTCGGCCATCCCAACGTCGCGGGTGAAATCTCCAGCAAACTTTATGACGAGTTCGTCGCACGGATCGCCGAGCGGACGAATGGAGAGGTGACCATTCAGGTATTCCCGGGCGAACAGCTCGGTAAGGAAACCGAGATGGTTCAGCAATTGCGGGACGGCGTTCTGGACATGACGGCGGCCTCAATGGCGGCAACCAGCACGCTGGTGCCGGCGATGGAGATCCCGAGCGCGCCGTTTCTCTGGCAGAACTGGCTCGAGGCGGAAGCGGTGATTTCCGGGGCTGCCATGCAGCCGGCCTTCGACGAGTTGGAAGAAAAACACAACATCATTCCGCTCACCAAGATCTGGTACTGGGGCTGGCGCAATTTCACGCTTTCGGAAAAGCCGGTGCGCACGCCTGAAGACATGGCCGGCCTGAAGATCAGGGTTCCAGAATCCCCGGTCTGGGTGGAAATGATCCGGGGGATCGGCGCCGCACCGACGCCCATTCCCTTCAGCGATGTCTACACGGCTCTGCAGCAGGGGACAGTCGACGGTCAGGAAAACCCCATTCCCACCATCTACGCCCGGAAATTCTACGAGGTTCAGAGCTACATCGTGATGTCGCGTCACATGCTTCAGAACAATCTGATCCTGATGAACAAGGACTCCATGGCGAAGCTCGATCCACGCCATCAGCGGATCATTCTGGAAGAGGTTGGCGCAGCTTCTGCCAAGATGACACTGCTTCAGCAGCGCGCAGAAGAGAACATGCTGAAGGAAATCGCAGAGACCGCCGACATCTCCATCGTTGATGATCCGGACCGCGAGGCGTTTGCCGAGGCGACAACCGAGGCCGTCTTTGCCGCCCTTGCCGAACGCTGGGGTGCCGACAGGATCGAGACCGTGCGTGAAAACATCTCCGCCACCCGCGGGCAATAG
- a CDS encoding TRAP transporter large permease has product MITTLLLLLLLFLLVGVPTAYALAASAIAVIWLEGIPLTIAVQRMTAGVQSFPLLAIPLFILAGTLMNASGISERLFALTGSLVGHIRGGMAYVNVLTNVFMSGISGSSLADCAATTRVFVPQMVRHGYDKGFSVGLTASAAVLAPIIPPSILLVIYGWQANVSIGDLFVAGIVPGLVIATALVVTVAIMTRLRGFGRGAAFSAKTLRQTFFQASWALLMPIIIIVGFRMGIFTATEVAAIAAAYAFLVGLLVYRTLKIVELPGVFASAARDTSSILVIAATAAPFGWILSIGQAPQQLLSFLTGFSDSPMLILLLINIILLVLGTFMETLVLIIILVPILLPLIETLGIDPVHFGIVMIINLVIGQLTPPLGVLMYVTCGISGTSIAQFMRAIRPFLIALILALLAITYIPALALYPTALLR; this is encoded by the coding sequence ATGATCACCACCCTGCTTTTGCTGCTCCTTCTGTTTCTTCTGGTCGGGGTGCCGACCGCCTACGCGCTGGCGGCCTCTGCCATTGCCGTGATCTGGCTTGAAGGGATACCGCTGACCATTGCCGTGCAGCGCATGACAGCGGGTGTCCAGTCCTTTCCGCTTCTTGCCATCCCTCTGTTCATCCTCGCGGGCACGCTGATGAACGCGTCGGGCATTTCGGAACGCCTCTTCGCACTGACCGGTTCGCTGGTCGGTCACATCCGCGGCGGCATGGCCTATGTCAACGTGCTGACAAATGTCTTCATGTCCGGCATTTCGGGATCTTCGCTGGCCGATTGTGCGGCCACGACACGCGTGTTCGTGCCGCAGATGGTCAGGCATGGTTACGACAAGGGGTTCAGCGTCGGCCTCACAGCCTCCGCCGCCGTGCTCGCTCCCATCATCCCGCCATCCATCCTGCTTGTCATCTATGGCTGGCAGGCGAATGTCTCGATCGGCGATCTGTTCGTGGCAGGGATCGTGCCGGGGCTGGTCATCGCCACCGCGCTGGTCGTCACCGTGGCGATCATGACACGGCTTCGCGGTTTCGGGCGCGGTGCGGCGTTTTCGGCCAAGACACTCCGGCAGACCTTCTTCCAGGCTTCCTGGGCGCTTTTGATGCCGATAATCATCATTGTCGGCTTTCGCATGGGCATTTTCACGGCGACCGAGGTTGCGGCGATTGCAGCCGCCTATGCTTTCCTCGTCGGCCTTCTGGTCTACAGGACATTGAAGATTGTCGAGCTACCGGGTGTATTTGCAAGCGCCGCCCGCGACACGTCTTCGATCCTTGTGATTGCCGCGACCGCTGCGCCATTTGGCTGGATCCTGTCCATCGGTCAGGCTCCACAACAGCTGCTTTCGTTTCTGACCGGCTTCTCCGACAGCCCGATGCTGATACTGCTGCTCATCAACATCATCCTGCTCGTGCTCGGCACATTCATGGAAACGCTGGTGCTCATCATCATCCTCGTCCCGATCCTGCTGCCGCTAATCGAAACGCTGGGTATCGATCCCGTCCACTTCGGAATCGTGATGATCATCAATCTGGTTATCGGCCAGCTGACACCGCCTCTGGGCGTCCTGATGTATGTGACTTGCGGGATTTCGGGGACCAGCATCGCTCAATTCATGCGGGCGATTCGACCGTTTCTCATCGCCTTGATCCTTGCCTTGCTTGCGATCACCTACATTCCGGCACTCGCACTCTACCCGACGGCGCTGCTACGATAA
- a CDS encoding fumarylacetoacetate hydrolase family protein: MKIVRFSHQGSTSYGLLEGSSIAVLSGSPFDGIEKTGVALPLDTVRVLAPVAPSKLVCVGLNYTLHAEESGVPVPEEPMLFMCAPSAIIADGEEIQLDNSDDRIDFEAEIGIVVGRRARNVAASDAGDYIFGYTCANDVSNRALQKKDGQFTRAKSFDTYKPVGPVIETDLDPDNVDIKLWQNGELRQSSNTNDMIFPIARIFEFVSSIMTLEPGDLIITGTPSGVGPMASGDEIVIEIEKIGRLHSRVA; encoded by the coding sequence ATGAAAATCGTTCGCTTTTCCCATCAGGGAAGCACATCCTATGGGCTGCTCGAAGGCTCTTCTATTGCCGTCTTGTCTGGCTCGCCCTTCGACGGGATAGAGAAAACCGGCGTGGCTCTGCCGCTCGACACCGTGCGAGTGCTTGCCCCGGTAGCGCCTAGCAAGCTTGTCTGCGTGGGTCTCAACTACACACTTCACGCCGAAGAATCCGGTGTGCCGGTGCCAGAAGAGCCGATGCTCTTCATGTGCGCGCCTTCCGCGATCATCGCCGATGGCGAGGAAATCCAGCTCGACAATTCCGATGACCGCATTGATTTCGAGGCCGAGATCGGCATCGTCGTTGGCCGCCGGGCCCGCAATGTCGCCGCCAGCGATGCGGGCGATTACATTTTCGGCTACACCTGTGCCAACGATGTCTCAAACCGGGCTTTGCAAAAGAAGGATGGTCAGTTCACCCGCGCCAAATCCTTCGACACCTACAAGCCCGTCGGGCCGGTCATCGAAACCGACCTTGATCCCGACAATGTCGACATCAAGCTTTGGCAGAATGGCGAATTGCGACAGTCGTCCAACACGAACGACATGATCTTCCCCATCGCGCGGATTTTCGAGTTCGTGTCGAGCATCATGACGCTGGAGCCGGGCGACCTGATCATCACCGGCACACCATCCGGTGTCGGTCCGATGGCGTCTGGTGACGAGATCGTCATCGAGATCGAGAAGATCGGACGCCTGCACAGCCGGGTCGCCTGA
- a CDS encoding DctP family TRAP transporter solute-binding subunit, producing the protein MAKTKATLAAAWLGAGFIFAAGAANAETTLKVGHVFAADHPWQIALEGLSKDVAEATGGEVVIQVYPSSQLGGDREVAEGLQLGTVEMGLFGTGALQVLDKRLIIEELPYAWPTREKAYAAVDGELGDALAEILAAKNINTLSWWESGYRHITNSARPIETPEDLKGIKLRVPEAELRLDTFRELGALPTPMAFSEVFTSLQQKVVDGQENPLATIYASKFYEVQDNLALSGHIWGSAILTISSKAWEKLTDEQKTILSEKAEIWKEKEREMIRASDEEVLAKLEAEGMKITRPDPVAFQEMVQPVWDKYEGVFGEDLLAIVRKYSN; encoded by the coding sequence ATGGCAAAAACGAAAGCAACCCTTGCTGCCGCGTGGCTCGGTGCGGGGTTCATCTTCGCTGCAGGTGCAGCGAATGCGGAAACGACCTTGAAGGTGGGCCATGTCTTTGCGGCCGACCACCCCTGGCAGATCGCCCTGGAGGGACTGTCGAAGGATGTCGCTGAAGCAACAGGCGGTGAGGTCGTCATCCAGGTTTATCCGAGCTCCCAGCTTGGCGGCGACCGTGAAGTGGCCGAAGGCTTGCAGTTGGGAACCGTTGAGATGGGTCTCTTCGGCACCGGCGCTCTTCAGGTTCTGGACAAGCGCCTGATCATCGAGGAGTTGCCCTATGCCTGGCCGACCCGCGAAAAGGCCTATGCTGCCGTGGACGGTGAACTCGGCGATGCGCTCGCTGAAATCCTGGCGGCCAAGAACATCAACACGCTGAGCTGGTGGGAAAGCGGTTATCGCCACATCACGAACTCTGCCCGCCCGATCGAGACTCCCGAGGATCTGAAGGGCATCAAGCTGCGTGTGCCGGAAGCCGAACTGCGTCTCGATACGTTCCGCGAGCTAGGTGCACTGCCGACACCAATGGCGTTCTCCGAAGTCTTCACCTCGCTGCAGCAGAAGGTCGTCGACGGACAGGAAAACCCGCTGGCCACGATCTATGCATCCAAATTCTACGAGGTGCAGGACAACCTCGCGCTGTCAGGCCACATCTGGGGCTCGGCCATTCTCACGATTTCCAGCAAGGCCTGGGAAAAGCTGACGGATGAGCAGAAGACCATCCTGAGCGAGAAGGCCGAAATCTGGAAAGAGAAAGAGCGCGAGATGATCCGCGCGAGCGATGAGGAAGTGCTCGCAAAGCTCGAGGCCGAGGGCATGAAAATCACGCGGCCCGATCCGGTGGCATTCCAAGAAATGGTTCAGCCTGTCTGGGACAAGTATGAAGGCGTCTTCGGGGAAGATCTCCTCGCCATCGTGCGCAAATACTCAAACTAG
- a CDS encoding TRAP transporter small permease produces MFRHQLKGAQALHNISAAWTLFLAFLLVADVLGRAIFSQPVPGTKELIQNSIVMIAFLQLPLAIYSDNMLRTSLLLDAVPVGAQRILRTLASLVACGLFLGILWGTWPSFIDAYHIGEYEGEGALRVPTWPVRGVIGVMSAVAIVAYAQMIVLDWLDRGLSDDDVSAADHHAS; encoded by the coding sequence GTGTTCAGACATCAACTCAAGGGCGCTCAAGCGCTTCACAATATCTCAGCGGCATGGACGCTTTTTCTGGCATTCCTGCTGGTCGCGGACGTGCTTGGACGAGCAATATTCTCGCAACCCGTGCCAGGCACAAAAGAACTCATTCAAAATTCGATCGTGATGATCGCCTTCCTGCAGCTGCCTCTGGCGATCTACTCAGACAATATGCTGAGGACGTCGCTTCTTCTGGATGCCGTGCCTGTCGGAGCTCAACGGATTCTCAGAACCCTGGCATCGCTGGTCGCATGCGGTCTGTTCCTCGGAATTCTATGGGGCACCTGGCCCTCCTTCATTGATGCCTATCACATCGGTGAGTACGAGGGAGAAGGGGCGCTACGCGTTCCGACGTGGCCTGTCCGAGGTGTGATCGGAGTCATGTCTGCAGTGGCGATAGTTGCATATGCGCAGATGATTGTTCTCGATTGGTTGGATCGCGGATTGAGCGACGACGATGTAAGCGCAGCTGACCACCACGCCAGCTAA
- a CDS encoding UxaA family hydrolase — protein sequence MEKTAIQIKESDHVATATVELLPAETVIVSGIGNGRPLRVEEKIPRGHKIALRDIAAQEEIHKYGEVIGIATEAILAGHWVHVHNCRGAKGRRFDEIHARKQGE from the coding sequence TTGGAAAAGACAGCCATCCAGATCAAGGAAAGCGATCACGTGGCAACCGCCACGGTCGAATTGTTGCCGGCCGAGACGGTCATCGTCTCAGGCATCGGCAATGGTCGTCCCCTGAGAGTCGAGGAGAAGATCCCGCGCGGGCACAAGATCGCGCTGCGCGACATCGCGGCCCAGGAGGAGATCCACAAATATGGTGAGGTGATCGGGATCGCGACCGAGGCGATCCTGGCGGGCCATTGGGTGCACGTTCACAATTGCCGCGGCGCCAAGGGGCGCAGGTTCGATGAAATCCACGCGCGAAAGCAGGGTGAGTGA
- a CDS encoding TRAP transporter small permease, with amino-acid sequence MTQFLLGARQLLVKLVQWLLMLMLLTMTCVMFAQIIWRYLLQSPLVWSEELALLLMVWMTFLGSALMLERKEHVAIDLLVEWLPPSLNRVMQIIGALVVLTFNLALTYGALLIVETAREAIMPGLKISSAWQYMGVLIGGGLLVLVSIEALIQALFGSQEAQESRS; translated from the coding sequence ATGACGCAATTCCTGCTCGGCGCCAGACAGCTTCTTGTCAAGCTTGTCCAGTGGCTTCTCATGCTGATGTTGCTGACCATGACCTGTGTGATGTTCGCACAGATCATCTGGCGCTATCTCCTGCAATCGCCGCTGGTCTGGTCTGAGGAACTGGCGCTTCTGCTCATGGTCTGGATGACATTTCTCGGCTCGGCGCTGATGCTTGAGCGCAAGGAACACGTCGCCATCGACCTTCTGGTTGAATGGCTGCCGCCATCGCTCAACCGGGTGATGCAAATCATCGGTGCGCTTGTGGTGCTTACCTTCAATCTGGCGCTGACCTATGGCGCGCTCCTCATCGTTGAAACCGCCAGAGAGGCAATCATGCCCGGCCTCAAGATCTCCAGCGCCTGGCAATATATGGGCGTCCTGATAGGCGGCGGGCTTCTCGTGCTCGTTTCCATTGAGGCCCTGATACAGGCCTTGTTCGGCAGTCAGGAAGCGCAGGAGTCGCGTTCATGA
- a CDS encoding sugar phosphate isomerase/epimerase family protein encodes MMKLAYMYATPDVAPARVTAVQDPIETAMKNIAETGYSGVELLVCDPARIDRRALAAAIRDQGLDMPAVCTGEVYGQDGLSFADPDPNRRTTAIDRMLASMDLASEYDAMVNVGRLRGRYVDGIAPQQTLDWIGAAIAQCAAAFPDVPIVLEPVNRNYANCLLTTGETCSFVRNLGVSSLGVMLDTAHILTEQETVADAIRVAGDLFWHFHITDSDRLPVGDGSYDIDAAMGAVIDSGFDRYVTVETFQIPDAGHAIAASFEAMQPYIPTRV; translated from the coding sequence ATGATGAAGCTTGCCTACATGTATGCCACGCCAGACGTGGCGCCCGCCAGGGTGACGGCGGTTCAGGACCCGATCGAAACGGCAATGAAAAACATTGCCGAAACGGGCTATTCAGGCGTGGAGCTTCTGGTGTGCGACCCCGCGCGGATCGATCGGCGAGCGCTCGCCGCTGCCATTCGCGATCAGGGGCTCGACATGCCGGCGGTCTGCACCGGCGAGGTTTACGGTCAGGACGGGCTTTCCTTCGCCGATCCCGATCCCAACCGGCGGACGACGGCCATCGATCGCATGTTGGCATCGATGGATCTTGCATCCGAATATGATGCGATGGTCAATGTCGGTCGGCTGCGCGGCCGGTATGTCGATGGCATCGCGCCACAACAGACGCTCGACTGGATCGGTGCTGCAATCGCGCAATGTGCCGCCGCGTTTCCCGATGTCCCCATTGTTCTGGAGCCGGTCAACCGCAATTATGCAAACTGTCTGCTCACCACAGGCGAGACCTGCAGCTTCGTGCGAAATCTTGGCGTCTCAAGCCTGGGCGTGATGCTCGACACAGCGCATATCCTCACTGAGCAGGAGACAGTGGCCGACGCCATTCGCGTGGCCGGTGATCTCTTCTGGCATTTTCACATCACCGATTCCGACCGTCTTCCGGTCGGCGATGGCAGCTATGACATCGACGCCGCCATGGGTGCCGTGATCGATTCCGGTTTCGACCGCTACGTGACGGTCGAGACATTCCAGATTCCTGATGCCGGACACGCAATCGCTGCCAGCTTCGAGGCCATGCAGCCCTATATCCCCACCCGCGTCTGA
- a CDS encoding UxaA family hydrolase encodes MKSTRESRVSDMKFKGYRRADGSIGIRNHILVIPTVSCVNRVALDIASKTGAVTFMHPYGCTFDAEENTTTEDTFIGHGRHQNVGAVLVVSLGCETASARRIADAISTTGKPVEMLIVQKEGGARSTRDTGIGIVERLKGQIPAEPNDEGDVSELIVALECGSSDAFSGLTANPAVGEAADILVAAGGTVVLSEITEMVGAERVLWRRGKTDKIKQDLMTLIKEYEIELSMTTQDDSGVFISPGNIEGGLTTIEEKSLGCIYKAGTQPIVQIVKYGERPTEKGVVIMDTPGFDIASVTGKVAGGAHMVLFTTGKGTPTGSCIAPVLKISSNNDTFKALREDIDLSAGDVLEGTKSLKQVGEEIVELVMDTANGQEAKAEYFNIQEFAIPNVSVVRKEVIHQKLAEQNDFRFQQ; translated from the coding sequence ATGAAATCCACGCGCGAAAGCAGGGTGAGTGACATGAAGTTCAAGGGCTATCGCCGCGCCGACGGCTCGATCGGCATCCGCAACCACATCCTGGTCATTCCGACGGTCTCCTGCGTCAACCGTGTGGCGCTCGACATCGCATCGAAGACCGGGGCGGTCACCTTCATGCATCCCTATGGCTGCACCTTCGATGCCGAGGAAAACACCACCACCGAAGACACGTTCATCGGTCATGGCCGCCACCAGAATGTGGGTGCCGTCCTGGTGGTGAGCCTGGGATGTGAGACAGCGTCTGCCCGGCGCATCGCCGACGCGATTTCGACGACGGGAAAGCCCGTCGAAATGCTTATCGTCCAGAAGGAGGGTGGTGCCCGCTCGACGCGTGACACGGGCATCGGGATCGTCGAGCGATTGAAGGGGCAAATTCCTGCCGAGCCCAATGATGAGGGTGACGTCAGCGAGTTGATCGTGGCGCTGGAATGCGGCTCTTCCGACGCGTTTTCCGGGCTCACGGCCAATCCGGCAGTCGGCGAGGCCGCAGATATTCTGGTCGCTGCCGGCGGAACGGTTGTGCTGTCGGAAATCACCGAGATGGTCGGCGCCGAACGCGTTCTTTGGCGGCGCGGGAAAACCGACAAGATCAAGCAGGATCTGATGACCCTGATCAAGGAGTATGAGATCGAATTGTCCATGACCACGCAGGATGACAGCGGCGTCTTCATCTCTCCGGGCAATATCGAAGGCGGCTTGACGACCATCGAGGAGAAATCGCTCGGTTGTATCTACAAGGCCGGAACCCAGCCCATCGTGCAGATCGTCAAATATGGCGAGCGGCCCACAGAGAAGGGCGTTGTCATCATGGATACGCCCGGCTTTGACATTGCCTCGGTCACCGGCAAGGTCGCCGGTGGCGCGCATATGGTGCTGTTCACGACCGGCAAGGGAACGCCCACCGGGTCCTGCATTGCGCCTGTGCTCAAGATCAGCTCCAACAACGACACGTTCAAGGCGCTGCGAGAGGACATCGATCTGAGCGCGGGCGATGTGCTCGAGGGGACCAAGTCATTGAAGCAGGTCGGCGAAGAGATCGTCGAACTGGTGATGGACACGGCAAATGGTCAGGAAGCCAAAGCCGAGTATTTCAACATCCAGGAATTCGCCATCCCCAATGTCAGCGTGGTGCGCAAGGAAGTGATTCATCAGAAGCTGGCCGAACAGAACGATTTCCGGTTTCAGCAATGA